From one Musa acuminata AAA Group cultivar baxijiao chromosome BXJ2-6, Cavendish_Baxijiao_AAA, whole genome shotgun sequence genomic stretch:
- the LOC135581606 gene encoding TIP41-like protein isoform X1 produces the protein MADWDGASDSDLKAAGAEPLSDGRRGLRLKGWHIESIKRPILGSLARQELEEKLGTSHLPEMVFGDSSLFLLHVGTGIKLHFNAFDALMGWMQEALPPVEVPAAAKWKFRSKPSQQVILDYDYTFTTPYCGSETSESELEKTILEDGCCSLHWEDCDERIDLAVLSMKEPILFYDEVVLYEDELADNGVSLLTVKVRVMPSCWFLLLRYWLRVDGVLMRLRDTRVYCSFASDDKVKPIIIRENCWREATIESLSVQGFPSGSAAYADPNLISQNLPIVKNKTQRLKIPSSLSENDGGNFNVSEKQL, from the exons ATGGCGGACTGGGACGGCGCTTCGGACAGCGATCTGAAGGCGGCGGGGGCGGAGCCGCTTTCTGACGGGCGGCGCGGGCTGCGGCTCAAGGGTTGGCACATCGAGTCCATCAAGCGCCCCATCCTCGGCTCGCTCGCCCGCCAAGA GCTGGAAGAAAAGCTAGGAACATCGCACTTGCCTGAAATGGTGTTTGGAGATAGTTCTTTATTTCTTTTACATGTGGGAACTGGTATTAAATTGCATTTCAATGCATTTGACGCTCTAATGGGTTGGATGCAAGAAGCACTGCCACCGGTTGAGGTCCCTGCTGCTGCAAAATGGAAGTTCAGAAG CAAACCTTCACAGCAAGTGATTCTCGATTATGATTACACATTTACAACACCATATTGTGGCAGTGAAACATCAGAATCAGAATTAGAAAAG ACAATTCTAGAAGATGGTTGCTGCAGTCTTCACTGGGAGGACTGTGACGAGCGAATTGATCTGGCTGTATTGTCAATGAAAGAACCAATCCTGTTCTATGATGAG GTAGTTCTCTATGAGGATGAGTTGGCTGATAATGGAGTATCACTCTTAACTGTAAAAGTG AGAGTCATGCCTAGTTGCTGGTTTCTTCTTCTGCGTTACTGG CTTAGAGTTGATGGAGTATTAATGAGACTAAGGGATACTCGAGTTTATTGTTCTTTTGCTAGCGATGACAAAGTGAAGCCTATCATCATTCGAGAGAACTGCTGGAGAGAAGCAACTATTGAAAGTTTATCTGTC CAAGGCTTTCCTTCTGGTTCTGCAGCATATGCGGATCCAAATCTTATCAGTCAAAATCTCCCTATAGTCAAAAATAAAACCCAAAGGCTGAAGATTCCCAG TTCCTTATCAGAAAATGATGGTGGGAATTTCAATGTATCCGAGAAGCAGCTCTGA
- the LOC135581606 gene encoding TIP41-like protein isoform X2 gives MADWDGASDSDLKAAGAEPLSDGRRGLRLKGWHIESIKRPILGSLARQELEEKLGTSHLPEMVFGDSSLFLLHVGTGIKLHFNAFDALMGWMQEALPPVEVPAAAKWKFRSKPSQQVILDYDYTFTTPYCGSETSESELEKTILEDGCCSLHWEDCDERIDLAVLSMKEPILFYDEVVLYEDELADNGVSLLTVKVRVMPSCWFLLLRYWLRVDGVLMRLRDTRVYCSFASDDKVKPIIIRENCWREATIESLSVQGFPSGSAAYADPNLISQNLPIVKNKTQRLKIPRRLIGICQ, from the exons ATGGCGGACTGGGACGGCGCTTCGGACAGCGATCTGAAGGCGGCGGGGGCGGAGCCGCTTTCTGACGGGCGGCGCGGGCTGCGGCTCAAGGGTTGGCACATCGAGTCCATCAAGCGCCCCATCCTCGGCTCGCTCGCCCGCCAAGA GCTGGAAGAAAAGCTAGGAACATCGCACTTGCCTGAAATGGTGTTTGGAGATAGTTCTTTATTTCTTTTACATGTGGGAACTGGTATTAAATTGCATTTCAATGCATTTGACGCTCTAATGGGTTGGATGCAAGAAGCACTGCCACCGGTTGAGGTCCCTGCTGCTGCAAAATGGAAGTTCAGAAG CAAACCTTCACAGCAAGTGATTCTCGATTATGATTACACATTTACAACACCATATTGTGGCAGTGAAACATCAGAATCAGAATTAGAAAAG ACAATTCTAGAAGATGGTTGCTGCAGTCTTCACTGGGAGGACTGTGACGAGCGAATTGATCTGGCTGTATTGTCAATGAAAGAACCAATCCTGTTCTATGATGAG GTAGTTCTCTATGAGGATGAGTTGGCTGATAATGGAGTATCACTCTTAACTGTAAAAGTG AGAGTCATGCCTAGTTGCTGGTTTCTTCTTCTGCGTTACTGG CTTAGAGTTGATGGAGTATTAATGAGACTAAGGGATACTCGAGTTTATTGTTCTTTTGCTAGCGATGACAAAGTGAAGCCTATCATCATTCGAGAGAACTGCTGGAGAGAAGCAACTATTGAAAGTTTATCTGTC CAAGGCTTTCCTTCTGGTTCTGCAGCATATGCGGATCCAAATCTTATCAGTCAAAATCTCCCTATAGTCAAAAATAAAACCCAAAGGCTGAAGATTCCCAG GAGGTTGATTGGAATATGCCAATAA